The Caldisericia bacterium genome segment TGAAATTCTATACTTAAAGTTTGATTAGTTTCAGATGGCGGAGTTTTTATAAATTTAATTGTTGGTGGAGTTGTATCAACTGGATAAACAGTAATTTTTATATTTGCATCACTTGTATCAACTTGAATTTGTCTCATTTTTGAATCAAAAAGATAAATGTTATTTAATGAAACATCATAACTTCCTATATTTCCTCCCTTAACTTTAACATTTAAAAGAAGACCTGAGCCGCTAATTCCATTTATTTGTCCAATCCTTGAAATACCAACTATAACTCTATTTTCAGATTGTTTAATTGCTTTTAATAAAACAATGTTTCTTTTATCTTTTGCTAAAAAATTTGTTTCATCTTCTTTTGATTCAGAAATAAATGAATCTTCTACAATTAAGTTTGAGAGAGGGATATTTATATCAAATGATACACCATAAAGATCAGTTACATTGCTAATTCTAATATCAAAACTTCTTATTTCTCCTGATAAAACCGTCATATTTTTTGGATCAATATAAATTTTTGGAGTTTGGAATTTAAAACTGAGGAAAAGAGTGGAACTTAAAAGTATAATTAAAAAAACAAATAAACTTTTTTTCATTAACTCCTCCTTTATTTAATTAGAATAAAAATATTCAACATTGTTCCATTTAAGTTTAACACAAAATTAATCATTTTTTTCAAATATTTTTCTTCCAATTCTAATCATATTTGAGCCTTCTTCAATTGCAATTTTATATGAATCAGACATTCCCATAGACAAATATTTTAAATCAAAATTTTCGTAATTCAATTTTTTTAAATTTTCATAAATTACTCTTGTTTCCTTAAAAAATTTTCTTAAAACTTTTTCATCTGATACATTTGGACCCATTGTCATAATACCTTCAATTAAAATATTATTAAAAATTTTTAATTTATCTGCAAACTCATAAATATTTTCAGGATATATACCATACTTACTATTTTCTTTTGCAACATTTATTTCTATAAAAACTGGGAAAATCTTATTCTCTTTTTCAACTCTTTTATTAATTTCGTATGCAAGATGCAATGAATCAAGAGTTTGAATTTTATTGAATAATTTAATTGCTTTATTTATTTTATTTGTTTGAAGATGCCCTATTAAATGT includes the following:
- a CDS encoding YggS family pyridoxal phosphate-dependent enzyme; the encoded protein is MDIEYILKNVEKLINEVPDYVKIVGVIKNRTIDEINLAIKGGIKILGINYVQDAIKIYDFFKNKTELHLIGHLQTNKINKAIKLFNKIQTLDSLHLAYEINKRVEKENKIFPVFIEINVAKENSKYGIYPENIYEFADKLKIFNNILIEGIMTMGPNVSDEKVLRKFFKETRVIYENLKKLNYENFDLKYLSMGMSDSYKIAIEEGSNMIRIGRKIFEKND